Proteins encoded by one window of Lathyrus oleraceus cultivar Zhongwan6 chromosome 1, CAAS_Psat_ZW6_1.0, whole genome shotgun sequence:
- the LOC127084204 gene encoding dolichyl-diphosphooligosaccharide--protein glycosyltransferase subunit 4A, which translates to MIDDEALGFIANSLGIFIFALVIAYHFVIADPKYEAN; encoded by the coding sequence ATGATTGATGATGAAGCTTTGGGATTCATTGCCAACTCTCTTGGCATTTTCATTTTTGCTTTGGTTATAGCATATCATTTCGTTATCGCCGATCCCAAATATGAAGCCAATTAG